From Asterias rubens unplaced genomic scaffold, eAstRub1.3, whole genome shotgun sequence, the proteins below share one genomic window:
- the LOC117306615 gene encoding leucine-rich repeat-containing protein 51-like, giving the protein MTELSPRGGIDAKNDNCNHPTLDYSFKGMLLVEDVLDEDPRVKINKNDKNSEGKVNTQTVKLNNNQMSEMTGLDTTLIKIVEFPEDLTWIDLSFNDFSKIDPILLKYTKLKVLYLHGNNITNISEMEKLAGLPNLIALTLHGNPIEDQKGYRQSIVAKLPQLKKIDFSCVTKSDRQNAVTWERTYGKRKPPKKKEES; this is encoded by the exons ATGACTGAGTTAAGCCCAAGAGGTGGCATTGATGCCAAGAATGACAACTGCAACCATCCAACTTTGGATTATTCATTCAAGGGAATGCTATTAGTGGAAG atgtACTGGATGAAGATCCGAGAgtgaaaatcaacaaaaatgacAAGAATTCTGAAGGGAAGGTCAACACCCAAACAGTTAAGCTTAATAACAATCAGATGTCGGAGATGACAGGCCTTGACACCACCCTGATCAAGATCGTTGAATTCCCAGAAGATTTGACCTGGATTGACCTCTCCTTTAACGACTTCTCTAAAATTGATCCA ATACTTCTGAAATACACCAAGCTGAAAGTGTTGTATCTCCATGGCAACAACATCACCAACATCAGTGAGATGGAGAAGCTTGCTGGCCTACCCAATCTGATCGCTCTGACCCTTCATGGGAATCCCATTGAGGATCAGAAGGGTTACAGACAAAGCATCGTAGCTAAACTTCCACAACTGAAGAAGATTGACTTCAGCTGTGTCACTAAATCCGATCGCCAGAATGCCGTTACATGGGAACGGACTTATGGGAAACGAAAGCCACCGAAGAAAAAGGAAGAGTCATAA